The Stenotrophomonas maltophilia genome segment TTCGAACAATCGGCGTGCGGTGCGGACCACGCTGGCAATCACCGGTGCGTCATCCGAGCTGCGACTGAGGCCCACCTGCAGGTCCCCGCTCGGATGTTCGAGGGTAATGCTGCCGGGAACGGACAGGCACCCGACCAAAGTGTGGGCCAGCGTGCCCGGCGTGACGGCGGCGGTAGCCAGGCCGACCGCGCCGGTAATGGCCAGTGCGGTGTGGCATTGGTGCGGCATGAAGTAACGCACCTGCAGATCGCCGCCGTGTTGCGGCGCCGACAGCAGCACCGGCTTGGGAATGACCTTGTTGCCGGCGTCGGCGATGCCCATGCGGGCGCCCGCCTCGATGCGCAGCGCTTCCAGCCGGCGCATGAGCGCGGCATCCGCGTTCAGTTCGGCGGGCGATGCATCACCGCGCACGCCCAGGTCCTCGGCATGCACCAGCATCATCGGCATGGCGCAGTCCACCAGGCTGACCGGCACGCCATCGATGGTTTCCCGGGCGTGGCCGCTGGGCAGCAGCTTGCCGGTGCGGGCGCCTGCGGCATCAAGGAAGGAAAGCCTGACCGGCGCGGCCGAGCCCGGTGCGCCGGCAATGCGCGTATCACCGCGGTAGACCAGATGGCCACCCGGCGTTTCCACCGTGGCGATGATCAGCTTGCCGGTGTTGACGTTGTGGATGCGCACCTCGGTCTGCGGATCCTGAGCCTGCACCAGCCCCCGCTCGATGGCGTACGGGCCCACCGCCGCCAGCATGTTGCCGCAGTTGGGGGACGTGTCCACCACCTGCTGCTCCACCCGTACCTGGGCGAACAGATAGTCCACGTCGGCGTCTGCCCGGCTGGATCGATCGATGATGGCCACCTTGCTGGTCAGTGCGTTGCCGCCACCGATGCCATCGATCTGCAGCGGATGGCCCGACCCCATTACTTCCACCAGCAGGCGATCGCGTTCAACAACGTCCGCCGGAAGGTCGCTGGCCAGGAAGAACGGGCCCTTGGATGTACCACCGCGCATGAGTACGCAGGGAATGCTGAGCAGATCGTTGGACATACGTGTGTTAGATTGATGCGTGTAGGGGATGAATGACCCCTCTGTGATTCGATACTGGCATGACCCCAATTGATCTGTGAATTGCTGATTTTTGGATGATTGATACCCAATGAGCATCAATTGCGAGATCCTGGATCTACGCGCATTCCTGCTGGTGTCGGAGACGCGCAGCTTCCACCGCGCCGCGGAGATCCTGCACGTCTCCCAGCCGGCACTCAGCCGACGGATACAGAAGCTGGAGCAGGCTGTGGGTTCGCCACTGCTGGAGCGCACCACGCGCAGCGTCAGCACCACCGCCGTCGGCGAGAACCTGCTGCCGCTGGTGCGTCGTATGCTGGAGGAATTCGATGGGTCACTGTTCTCACTGCGGGGCCGGGACGATACGCGGGGCGCTACCGTCACCATCGCCTGCCTGCCCACGGCGGCGTTCTACTTCCTGCCCAGCGTGATGGCGCGTTTCCACGAAGCGCATCCCAACGTGCGCTTCCGGATCCTGGATATCCCGGCCACCGAAGGCCTGCAGGCGGTAGAGCGTGGCGAAGTCGAGTTCGGCATCAACTTCATGGGCGCCAACGATCCGAATCTCGATTTCGACGTGCTGGCCGAAGATCCCTTCGTGCTGGCCTGCCGACGCGATCATCCGCTGGCCCGCAAGCGCAAGGTGGAATGGGCCGATCTGGCCGAGCACCAGCTGATCACCGTGCATCGCACCAGCGGCAACCGCACGCTGCTGGATGGTGCCCTGGCGCGCGAGAACCTCAAGCTGAGCTGGCACTACGAAGTGACCCACCTGTCGACGTCACTGGGCATGGTCGAGGCCGGCATCGGCGTGTCGGTCCTGCCGAAAATGGCCACGCCGGACGGGGATCATCCGACCCTGGTGACGCGCACGATTGGTAACCCCGTGGTGTCGCGCACGATCGGGATCGTCCGTCGCCGGGGCGCCCTGCTCTCGCCTACTGCGGAACGCTTTCTGCAGATGTTGATGAGCCAGTGGCGCGGGGAGACCTGAGCATCGTTTGCTGGACAGGCCGCCCCCGGATCTGGCCGAGGGTGATGGCCGGGCATGGCTCGGCCCTACAGAGGAGCCAGCTCGCGCGCAAGGAAAGGCGCTGTCCTGCTTCCCCGCGCGCGGGCCACCTGTTGCGGCGTTCCCTTCGCCACGATGGTGCCACCCGCGCTGCCTGCGCCCGGCCCGACGTCAATCACCCAGTCCGCCTGGGCGACCGCCCGCATGTCATGCTCGATCATCACCACCGTATTTCCTGCGTCGACCAGCCGCTGCAGCTGAACCAGCAGCCTGTCCGCATCCGACGCGTGCAGGCCGGTGGTGGGTTCGTCCAGCACGTAAAGCGTGCGCCCGCGCTGGCTGCGCTGCAGTTCAGTGGCCAGCTTGATGCGCTGGGCCTCGCCGCCTGAAAGCTCCGTGGCCGGCTGGCCCAGCCTCAGGTAACCCAGGCCGATGTCCTGCAGCAGCTGCAACGGCCGGGCAATGACCTCTTCCGCCATGAAGAATGCATGCGCCTGGTCCACGGTCATCTGCAGGACCTCGGCGATGTTGCGGTCGTTCCACAGCACCTTCAGCGTGGCCTCGTTGTAGCGGGCGCCGTGGCAGGTGGGGCATGGGGCATAGACGCTGGGCATGAACAGCAGTTCGACACTCACGAAACCCTCGCCTTCGCAGGTTTCGCATCGGCCCTTGGCTACGTTGAACGAGAAACGACCCGCATCGAAGCGACGACGACGTGCGGCGGGCGTCGCCGCGAACAGTTTGCGTACGTGATCGAACATCCCGGTATAGGTGGCGAGGTTGGAGCGCGGTGTGCGGCCAATCGGCTTCTGGTCGACCTGCACGACCCGCTGGATGGCGTCCACATCACCGGCCAACTGGCCTCGGGTGGTTTCCATCACCGTCGGCCCGTCGTTCGGCGACGCCTCGGCGCCATCGTCCGCGGGTTCATGCCCCAGGTGCAGCAGCATCAGCTCGGGCAAGGCCTGTGCCATCAGGCTGGACTTGCCCGACCCCGAAATGCCGGTCACGGCCGTCAGCAATCCCAGCGGCACCTGCGCGTCCACTCCCTGCAGGTTGTGGCGATGGATGCCCTGCAGTTCCAGCCAGTGGGTGGCGGTGCGCTGCCGACGGGTGGGCGCGGGTACCTGGTCGAACAGATACAGTGCCGTGCGCGACTCCTGCACCTGGCGCAGGCCGCCCGGCTCACCGCTGTAGAGCACGCGCCCTCCCCGCTCGCCGGCCTCCGGGCCCACGTCCACCAGCCACTGCGCGCGGCGCATCAGCTCCAGATCGTGCTCGACCACGAACACCGAGTTTCCGCCATCACGCAGCCGGTCCAACGCGTCGTACAGCGCCTGGCTGTCGGCGGGATGCAGTCCGGCCGAAGGCTCGTCGAGCACGTACAGCACACCAAACAGCAACGAGCTGAGCTGCGTGGCCAGCCGCAGGCGCTGCAGTTCGCCGGCGGACAGCGTGGGCGTGGCGCGGTCCAGCGAGAGATAGCCCAGGCCAAGCTCGCGCAGTTGCCGTACCCGCCCCATGACTCCGCCCGCCAGCCGCTGTGCGGCCAGCCGCTTCTCTTCGGACAGGGCCGAGGTCAGGCGCACGTCGGGGGCGCCCTCGTGCGTCGCGCGGCCACTCGCGGCGCGCCGGGCACGATCGCGGGGTGTCGCATGCGTGCTGATAGGTGCACCCTTGCTGTGTGCACCGAAATCACCTTCCGCGATGGGCTCCAGCAGATCCGCCAGTTGATCCAGGGGCAACCGCATGAACTCACCGATATCCACGCCCGCGAAGGTGACCGAGAGCGCTTCCGGCTTCAGCCGCTTTCCGTGGCAGACCGGGCACAGCTTGCCTTCCATGTAGCGGGAAACCCGTTTGCGCATCAGCGCGCTCTGGGTGTTGGCGAAGGTATGCAGCACATAGCGACGCGCGCCGGTGTATGTACCCATGTAGCTCGGCTCGAGCTTTCGCTTGAGCGCAGCCCGGGTCTCGGCAGGCGTGAAGCCTGCATAGACCGGCACGGTGGGCGTTTCCTCCGTGAACAGGATCCACTCCCGATCCTTCTTCGGCAGCTTCTTCCACGGTACGTCGATGTCGTAGCCGAGCGTGACCAGGATGTCGCGCAGGTTCTGGCCATGCCAGGCCGGCGGCCAGGAGGCGATGGCGCGCTCGCGGATGCTCAGCGACGGATCCGGCACCATCAAGGCTTCCGTCACCTCGTAGACGTGCCCCAGCCCGTGACAGGTGCTGCAGGCGCCCTGCGGGGTATTGGGCGAAAAGTCCTCGGCGTAAAGCATCGGCTGGTTGGCCGGGTATGCACCTGCACGCGAATACATCATGCGCACCAGGCTGGACAGCGTAGTGACGCTGCCCACCGATGAGCGCGCGTTGCTGGCGCCGCGCTGCTGCTGCAGGGCCACTGCCGGCGGCAACCCGTCGATGGCGTCCACATCGGGCACGCCGGCCTGGTCGATCAGACGCCGTGCATACGGCGCAACCGACTCAAAGTAGCGCCGCTGCGCCTCCGCGAAGATCGTGCCGAACGCCAGCGATGACTTGCCGGAGCCCGAAACACCGGAAAACACCACCAATGCGTTGCGCGGGATGGAGACGTCGACATTCCTGAGGTTGTGCTCGCGCGCGCCACGCACCTCGACGCAACCGCTGGCAGCGGCGGCACATGACGATTCACCAAAAGGGGGCTTGGACATCTTCGCGATCCTGCAGGCAGTGAGCGGCGCGCGTAGGGGCGCGCCCGATAGTGCATTTTCGCTGTTGTGGAGTGAATGCGGGTGATGGCGTGGTCACGCCATGGTGCGCCGATACAACTGATCGAGCGTAGCCGTGCGAACGAGGCGGCCGCGATTGTAGAAATGCAGCACCGGCTCGCTCAACGTCACGTCAGCCGGAACCAGGTTCATGCCTTCGCAGCCGACCACGACCGAGCCCCATCGTCCGACGGGAACAACCCGCGATGCCATCCGCATATCAGCCAGGCATCCTGACCCGATGCCTGTGGCGTTACCCGCGTTGAATTGACGGCTGGATCCGAATCGGTACAGAGATTTCGCGTGGAGGAGCATGCCGTGAACCTTTCTGGCGGCGGCAGCGGGGAATCGGCAAGCGCCGGGCTCGCAGCAAATGCGGCGATGAGCGTAATGAAAGCCTTCATGTCGCTGCACATCTAAAAGGAGCGGCCGCCGAACCGCAAACTAAGCGGCGTGCACGTGGGGCTCAACCGCAGCGGCCAGCACATCAATACCCCACGCGGAACCCGCAATCTCCTCGGGCTGGCTTCTCTTGAAGCGTGACCAGTCGGCCCTGGCAAGTCGGCCGACCAGAAGCTGGTCGGCAGGAAGCTGGTGCATCGACCAATAGGGGAACTGCCGGGTAGAGACACGCCCCCGGGCCAGCTCCACCACATCCGTGTGGCTGGTCGATTGCAGCACCCGCTCGTAGACGCTGGCCACCCCATCTTCCGGCCCTTCGAAGTACTGCACGAATCGCGTGCCGTCATGCAGCAGCACGCCTGTCACCCCTGCAAGCTTGTTGAACCTCGCAGCATCGGTGACGAGTGCTTCCAGGCGGTCAATCGAAAGGCCTTCAACGGCCTGGCTTGCGTATACAACGGCCCGGATGGGCATGGACTTCGCCTTGAATGCAGGGCCACGTCGGCACCTATTCACACTCTAGCACCCGGCGCAAGTCCGGGCCGTGATGCGTATTCTTAATTCTTCAGAATACGGTTCGCGCCTGGCAGCGCGACAGACGGCATGATGAACGCCCCCGTACGTTCAGGGCTTTATTCATCTTCATGCGCGACATCGGACAGTTCTATGTAAACAGCGTCGAAGGAGTGGCGCGTGAGGATGGCACCCTGCTGCAGGTCACCCGGATCGATTGTTCCTGCCTGAAGTGTTCAAGGCAGTTCCGCGCCATTCCTGATCATGGCCTCGTCGACCTCAACGGCGCTGCTTCGCTCAGTTGCCCAGGCTGTGGCAACCACCAGTCCGTCAGCCGGGCGCGGCTGGAGGAGTTCGTGCTGCGTAGTGATCCATGAGCTGAAGCGCGCCGTTTCTCGACACTGTGCCAACCCTGTCGACACCTTCGCCTCGCATCTTCCCGTAGTGCACCCACAACGCCGTTCCAATGAGTCATACCGGCCTATTCAAGATCAGGGACCTCACCTACACGCCAGGCGCGGAGGGCGACCTGGCCCGTGCCCTGCAGATCGAAGCCACCTGCACGGCCTGCGGCGCAACCAGCGTCTGGGGCGAGCAGGAGATGGAGCATGTGCGAGGAGGAACCGTGCTTGCGTGCCGGGCGTGCGGTA includes the following:
- a CDS encoding LysR family transcriptional regulator; the protein is MSINCEILDLRAFLLVSETRSFHRAAEILHVSQPALSRRIQKLEQAVGSPLLERTTRSVSTTAVGENLLPLVRRMLEEFDGSLFSLRGRDDTRGATVTIACLPTAAFYFLPSVMARFHEAHPNVRFRILDIPATEGLQAVERGEVEFGINFMGANDPNLDFDVLAEDPFVLACRRDHPLARKRKVEWADLAEHQLITVHRTSGNRTLLDGALARENLKLSWHYEVTHLSTSLGMVEAGIGVSVLPKMATPDGDHPTLVTRTIGNPVVSRTIGIVRRRGALLSPTAERFLQMLMSQWRGET
- a CDS encoding BLUF domain-containing protein, with protein sequence MPIRAVVYASQAVEGLSIDRLEALVTDAARFNKLAGVTGVLLHDGTRFVQYFEGPEDGVASVYERVLQSTSHTDVVELARGRVSTRQFPYWSMHQLPADQLLVGRLARADWSRFKRSQPEEIAGSAWGIDVLAAAVEPHVHAA
- a CDS encoding excinuclease ABC subunit UvrA; the encoded protein is MSKPPFGESSCAAAASGCVEVRGAREHNLRNVDVSIPRNALVVFSGVSGSGKSSLAFGTIFAEAQRRYFESVAPYARRLIDQAGVPDVDAIDGLPPAVALQQQRGASNARSSVGSVTTLSSLVRMMYSRAGAYPANQPMLYAEDFSPNTPQGACSTCHGLGHVYEVTEALMVPDPSLSIRERAIASWPPAWHGQNLRDILVTLGYDIDVPWKKLPKKDREWILFTEETPTVPVYAGFTPAETRAALKRKLEPSYMGTYTGARRYVLHTFANTQSALMRKRVSRYMEGKLCPVCHGKRLKPEALSVTFAGVDIGEFMRLPLDQLADLLEPIAEGDFGAHSKGAPISTHATPRDRARRAASGRATHEGAPDVRLTSALSEEKRLAAQRLAGGVMGRVRQLRELGLGYLSLDRATPTLSAGELQRLRLATQLSSLLFGVLYVLDEPSAGLHPADSQALYDALDRLRDGGNSVFVVEHDLELMRRAQWLVDVGPEAGERGGRVLYSGEPGGLRQVQESRTALYLFDQVPAPTRRQRTATHWLELQGIHRHNLQGVDAQVPLGLLTAVTGISGSGKSSLMAQALPELMLLHLGHEPADDGAEASPNDGPTVMETTRGQLAGDVDAIQRVVQVDQKPIGRTPRSNLATYTGMFDHVRKLFAATPAARRRRFDAGRFSFNVAKGRCETCEGEGFVSVELLFMPSVYAPCPTCHGARYNEATLKVLWNDRNIAEVLQMTVDQAHAFFMAEEVIARPLQLLQDIGLGYLRLGQPATELSGGEAQRIKLATELQRSQRGRTLYVLDEPTTGLHASDADRLLVQLQRLVDAGNTVVMIEHDMRAVAQADWVIDVGPGAGSAGGTIVAKGTPQQVARARGSRTAPFLARELAPL
- a CDS encoding 4-oxalomesaconate tautomerase yields the protein MSNDLLSIPCVLMRGGTSKGPFFLASDLPADVVERDRLLVEVMGSGHPLQIDGIGGGNALTSKVAIIDRSSRADADVDYLFAQVRVEQQVVDTSPNCGNMLAAVGPYAIERGLVQAQDPQTEVRIHNVNTGKLIIATVETPGGHLVYRGDTRIAGAPGSAAPVRLSFLDAAGARTGKLLPSGHARETIDGVPVSLVDCAMPMMLVHAEDLGVRGDASPAELNADAALMRRLEALRIEAGARMGIADAGNKVIPKPVLLSAPQHGGDLQVRYFMPHQCHTALAITGAVGLATAAVTPGTLAHTLVGCLSVPGSITLEHPSGDLQVGLSRSSDDAPVIASVVRTARRLFEGRVFATTPVPAMASSTQARQWTSAA